A single Cyprinus carpio isolate SPL01 chromosome A6, ASM1834038v1, whole genome shotgun sequence DNA region contains:
- the LOC109061316 gene encoding LOW QUALITY PROTEIN: kelch-like protein 30 (The sequence of the model RefSeq protein was modified relative to this genomic sequence to represent the inferred CDS: inserted 2 bases in 2 codons; deleted 2 bases in 1 codon) codes for MVRNIDDLDFCLSSHPQSILEGLHSLCSQPKFVDVTLSAGGRDFPCHRGILALCSHYFQSMFSGDFVESIGARVELHDVDPNVLSSLLDFAYTGKLTINKXNVEGLICTSSQLQFHTVRSVCSRYLQHQIDATNCLGILEFGEIHXCPEVVAKAWSFLLENFEAVQQHEEFLMLEKDRLVACLKDEDLHIRDYRSCVKAVLAWVGHCRDNRICHLQELLGLAKLSLLTESYLTENLLKEPLVQDSLQSKELVERICREVSQISFINEKKTGGKSDQRVTEKTLNLQEVLFVMGGRSLDDSDNEDEDEDEDRDRRLYPRNCGYYNPKLGQWYQLPDFPNYNKWGLFCRLLNNNVYVTGGSRGSQSNTWSTTETWKYITREGKWVTVAPMLRPRTNHSSATLNGEIYVIGGTTMDFVEVEHYDPFNDCWSLTGPALKYVTNFTAISCEGKLYLIGSCAVKYNALTMQCYNPVIDSWCIICSPFIPKYLSSPRSVSMDGVIYLVADNTKKVYLYNPEGNMWEKVSFLHTRHENGDLVVLGGQLYVTGGHWKGMEGDYGVEVEVYNRASNTWKVECFLPRLWTYSGCCSIFLETSQWTEIFPDET; via the exons ATGGTGCGTAATATAGACGATCTAGACTTCTGCCTCTCTTCCCATCCGCAGAGCATATTAGAGGGTCTTCACTCCCTCTGCTCTCAACCCAAATTTGTGGATGTCACCTTGAGCGCTGGTGGACGGGATTTCCCCTGTCACCGGGGAATCCTTGCACTCTGCAGCCATTACTTCCAATCCATGTTCTCAGGAGATTTTGTGGAGAGCATTGGTGCTCGTGTTGAGCTTCATGATGTAGATCCCAATGTTTTGTCGTCATTGTTGGACTTTGCTTATACAGGGAAACTCACCATCAACA AAAATGTAGAGGGCCTCATCTGCACGTCCAGCCAGCTCCAGTTCCACACTGTCCGTAGTGTATGCAGTCGATATCTGCAGCACCAGATAGATGCCACTAACTGCTTGGGAATCCTTGAGTTTGGAGAGATCC GGTGCCCTGAAGTTGTTGCCAAAGCATGGAGCTTCCTCCTTGAAAACTTTGAGGCAGTGCAACAACATGAGGAGTTCTTGATGCTGGAGAAAGACAGGCTGGTGGCCTGCCTGAAGGATGAGGATCTGCACATAAGAGATTACCGGTCTTGCGTCAAGGCTGTTTTGGCCTGGGTTGGGCATTGTAGAGACAATCGGATCTGCCACCTGCAAGAATTGTTGGGCTTGGCTAAGCTTTCCCTCCTCACAGAATCCTACCTCACTGAGAACTTGCTTAAAGAGCCATTGGTACAAGACTCGCtacaatccaaagagcttgtggaGAGAATATGTAGAGAGGTCAGTCAAATCTCTTTCAT aaacgaGAAAAAGACAGGAGGTAAGTCAGACCAAAGAGTCACTgagaaaacactcaacctgcAGGAGGTTTTATTCGTCATGGGTGGTCGCTCGCTGGATGACTCGGATAAcgaagatgaggatgaagatgaagacagAGATAGAAGGTTATACCCCAGAAATTGTGGTTATTACAACCCAAAGCTTG GGCAGTGGTATCAGCTACCTGATTTTCCCAACTACAATAAATGGGGGTTATTCTGTCGTCTCCTT AATAACAATGTGTATGTCACAG GAGGATCAAGAGGGTCTCAGTCCAACACCTGGTCCACCACAGAGACCTGGAAGTACATCACTCGTGAGGGGAAGTGGGTCACAGTCGCTCCAATGTTGCGGCCCAGGACTAACCATTCTTCTGCAACTCTCAATGGAGAGATTTATGTAATTGGTG GAACAACTATGGATTTTGTTGAAGTTGAACATTATGACCCATTCAATGATTGCTGGAGTCTTACGGGCCCAGCACTGAAGTATGTGACTAACTTTACAGCCATATCATGTGAAGGAAAGCTTtacctcattggttcttgtgcTGTTAAATACAATGCCCTGACTATGCAGTGCTACAATCCTGTTATAG ATAGCTGGTGTATCATCTGTTCTCCTTTCATTCCTAAATATCTCTCTTCTCCCCGCTCTGTTTCTATGGATGGAGTCATTTACCTTGTAGCAGATAACACCAAAAAGGTCTATCTGTATAACCCAGAGGGTAATATGTGGGAAAAAG TCAGTTTTCTACACACTCGTCATGAAAATGGTGATTTGGTGGTTCTAGGTGGGCAATTGTATGTGACTGGGGGGCACTGGAAGGGCATGGAGGGGGATTACGGTGTGGAAGTGGAAGTATACAACCGAGCATCCAACACTTGGAAGGTGGAGTGCTTCCTTCCCAGGCTCTGGACTTACAGTGGCTGTTGTTCCATCTTCCTAGAGACTTCCCAGTGGACTGAAATCTTCCCTGATGAGACTTAA